The nucleotide sequence AACATTTCGCTGCGGGGGGATATAATTGTTCGAAAGATCGTGACGGCGTCCCGTGTCATCACCCACTCCAGGGGCGGGATGGTCTGCTCGTCGTTTAATGTGGCGATGATTATTTCGGAAAATTTTTTTTTGATTTTATCTCTTTTGATTTCAACGGGGTCTGTTGTAAGCAAGATTGCTTTCAGGTCCGGCGAGATGTTCAGGATGTTCAGGAGTCTGTTGCGGGCTCTTGTTATTGCCATGGGTTCTTCTCCACAATGTTTTATTCATACTGATTTCATATAGTTAGCCAGGATTTTTCACGAGTTTGAGACGTTCATTTGCCTTTGGCACAGAACCGGTCCCAATTCATCAGATGGGCGGCGCCGGCGATGGTTGTTCCGTAGAAAAGAATCGGTTTTTTTGTTAAAAAGTCGGTGATGGTAGCGTTTACCAGAATGGTCCCGGTCACCAGCAACAGATCGGCCCAGCCGACCGCATCAGCGGCCGTTTCCGGACCTTCGATCAGAGCGCCGTATTTGCGGCTCCCGATATTATCCGGGTCTAAATCCAAAATACGGTAATCAAATTCTTTGGCCAGGTTTTCCACCATCCGGGGCTGGAAACCCACCTGAGTTACTTTTACCTGTCCGTAGCGTTGCTTGATATACGCAACCAGTTCAGCAGCACATTGAGCAGGTTCCTTGTCGCGGCAGTGAACGGTCCGGTCGATCAGTTTCAAATGACGCATCACGGCATTCACGGCGGCGACAAACACGGCCCGTCTGAAGTTATTCGTCAGCGGCATGCTTAAGACATCTTTTAGTTTACCTTCATAATGGCCGTATTGATCCGTAAAGGCCTGCCCCACACCGGTGCCGAATTCAGCCTGCATGAGCCGCTCCTTGCCTTTCTGCAGTGGAAAGTCGTCAGCTTCCGGGTTGCCGATGGCTTCCTCCGGGCTTAACACCCGGGCCTGTATCCGTACAGGTTCATCATGAAGGTGATGGATCTCAACCAGTTTAAAGGCATGCTGTCGTATGTCGTCATATAGATTCTTCATTTGGTTTTTTCCTTTTTATCAACGGCTTTCATCCGCCGCAATTTTTCTGACCGCCGTATATCGCGCCTCAATGCATAAAGTTTCAACTCTTGCCCGGATTGCCTTTTCCTCAAATTAAGCATTGTCGTGATTCTAAGTCAACCTCATGATATTGCCTTTTTTGCTGTCTCAAAATTAAGTTGACAGGTGACTAAGAAGACCATAATATGACCCATTAGTCAAAATTATGACTTGCTGGTCATCAAGAAAAGGAAACACAGCATGCCGGGGCGCAAAGCAGAGCGGAAACGCCTGTTCAATCAGATGACGCGGACGGCCATCCAGGAGGCTGTCGAGAACCTTGTGACGCGCACGGGGATCCGCAGAGTCACCATGGATCAAGTCGCCGCCGAAGCCGGGGTGTCCAAAGGATGTCTTTACTTGCACTTTCGCAGCAAAAAGGAACTGCTGGAATCCGTGAAAGAGGCGAATTTTAAGCTGCTGGCAGATCAACTCCAGGGCATCCTGAACGGGCCGCTGGCGCCGGGCCGCAAAATCGAGAGTTTCGTGCACCGGATGTTCGGCTATTTTGATGAGCATCGAGGTCTTTTCCGGTTTCTGCTGGAGGAGCGTGAGATCGCGCAGTCCCAAGTCACTCGCCACAAAGACAGCCGTTACCGCAGTTTTGTGGAAAGGATTGCGGGCGTGCTGGACGACGGGGTTGCCGCCGGCTTCTTCCGCAACTTCAAATCAAAAAAAGTGGCGTCAATGTTTATCGAAGCGATGATCGCCATGTCCGCCAGGCGCCTGCTGGATGAAGACCCCGGCCCGGTGGAGGAGGATACCCGGCTTCTGATCGAAGTATTCTTGCGGGGCATTGCGCTGAGACCTGAGCCGCACTGAGAGGATTGATGGGCGATCAAGAGAAAAACCGGCCCAAAAATGAGATGGGCGTTTGCGCCGCCATGCTGCTCACCGCAGTTTTGGTGATGTCCGGGTGCGCTTCAGACCTGCCCAGAATCTGGAAAACGCCGGGGACGTCTGTATCGGCGGCAGTGCCGTGGGTACCGCCACCGGAAGCAGTGCCGGAGTCCACTCATAAAACGGCACCGATGACACTGCCCGAGGACATCCTCAAATCCGGAAGGTCCTTAAGTCTTCTGGATATCGTGGATATCGCCCTGCGCAACAACCCCGAAACGGCTGCCGCCTGGGCTCAATCCCGGTCCGCCGCGGCCGCCTATGGCAGTCAGAAAGGCGAGTATTATCCGCAGGTCGGAGCAACCGCCGGTACCGGTTACCTCCACGGCTATACGGATAATGGTAAGACCGCTTACAACCAGCGGAACTCTTTGGCGGCATTAGAACTCAACTGGCTCCTTTTCGATTTCGGGGGGCGTGAGGCGTCCTTGGACGAAGTCCGGGAAGCCCTTATCGCGGCCGACTGGTCTCATAATGCGGTAATCCAGAGGGTCATTCTTGAAGTGGAAAAGGCCTACTATGGGTACATTACCGCCAAAGTTCTGATCGACGCCCAACAAGCCACCTACAAGGAGGCCGAAACGAATCTGGCGGCCGCCAGGGACCGTCACCATGCGGGCGTAGCCACCATCGCCGATGTGCTGCAGGCAAAGACCGCTCTGGCCCAGGCCAAACTGACCCTTGACAGATTGCAGGGTCAAATGCACACCACCAGAGGCGCTCTGGCAACGGCCATGGGTCTTGCGGCCAATACGCCTTACGATATCGGTATCCCGGCAGGAGAGATTCCCCTCAAGGAAACTTTGGAGAAAGTGGACGCATATCTTGCGCAGGCTGAGAAACAGAGACCGGATCTTGCTGCTGCGCGTGCCCAGGCCAGAAAAGCCGGCGCCCATGTTCGCAAAGTGGAAGCCGGGGCCTACCCTTCCATCAACGGAACGGCCAGTTGGGGGAACACTTACTACGGAACGACTGCATTGTACAAGGACAACTACAGCGGCGCCTTGCAGCTCAGCGTCCCGATTTTTACGGGCTTTTCGCAACGCCATAATCTGGCACGGGCACGGGCTGACGAGGAGGCCACCCGGGCTCGCTTGAGCAGTCTTGCACAGCAGGTGGTACTGGAGGTGTGGACAAGCTATTACAATCTGAAAACCGCCGAACAGTGCGTTCGAACCAGCGAGGACCTGATTCAGAGTGCCACCGAGTCCTATCAGGTGGCCCTGGGACGTTACAAGGCCGGTGTCGGCAGCATCCTTGATCTTTTGTCGGCCCAGAGCGCCCTAGAAAGTGCCAGGGCCCAGCGGGCTCAAGCCAATGCCGACTGGTTTGTGTCGCTGGCTCAGTTGGCGCATGACACGGGAACGCTAAATATATCAAGCAGCGGTACCCTTGAGATGGTTCCCATTACGATGGAAAAGGTAAAAAAACCATGATATCCCTTTGCCGTTTGCTATGTTACGGCCCGAAATCTTCCGGGTCGCTCCATAGCCTTTCTAATTTGATGACGGTTGCGATCGGAATTCTCATGCTAATATCCTGTTCCGGGAATGCCGAAGGTGAACGCGTCGCCGCGGCCGCGCCCGTGACGGTCAGCCCCGCCGTTATGAAAGACATGCCGGTAGTTCTTAGGGCGATCGGGACCGTGGAACCGTACAACACGGTGGACGTACGCGCGCGGGTTGCCGGTGAAATTACCCGCATTGCTTTCAAAGAAGGACAGGACGTTTCCCAGCAAGGCCTGCTCTTTACGATTGATCCCCGTTCCTACCAGGCGGCGCTGGAAGGGGCTCTGGCCGACCTTGCGCGGGACAAAGCCAGGCTGAAGAGTGCCCAGGAAGACGTGCGGCGCTACGCCGAACTTGTTACCAAAGACTATGTGACCTTACAGGCGTACGATCAGATGGTGGCGAACGCGGATGCGCTGAGTGCGACCGTTGCTGCCGACGAGGCAGCCGTAAAAAGCGCCCGGGTCAATCTTGACTACTGTACCGTGCGGGCTCCCATTGCCGGTCGCACGGGAAACCTCCTGGTGAAGCTTGGAAACGTGATCAAGGCCAACGAGCAACCTGTCGTCACCATCAACCAGATCATGCCCATCTATGTGAGTTTTGCGGTCCCCGAGGAATACCTGGCCGATATCCGGCGCTACGCCGCAGAGGGAACCCTCGGCGTAGAGGCTGCCTTCCGCAATCAGCAGGAGCATCACTTTAAGGGAGAGCTTGCGTTTATTAACAATATGGTCGACGGATCTACCGGCACGATTCTCTTGAAAGCCACGTTCCCCAATCCTGACAAGGCCCTTTGGCCGGGACAGTTCGTGAACGTCAGCCTCAGGCTCACCACCAGTCTGAGTGCCGTGGTTGTGCCTTCCCAGGCCGTGCAGCGCGGCCAGCAGGGGGAATACGTGTTCGTGGTCAAACCGGACATGACCGTGGCATCGCGCCCGGTTCAACCGGGGCAGGAGCTTAACGGGGAAACGGTCATCCGCAAAGGGCTGGAGACCGGCGAGCAGGTGGTGACGGACGGCCATTTGCGCCTGTTCCCCGGCGCCAGGGTGGCCGTAGTAAGCCAGCCGGCGGCATCAGGGACCGGCAAGCCATGAAAGGACTCTCCGACATATTCATTCAGCGGCCGGTGATGACAACCCTTGTCATGCTGGGCGGCCTTCTTTTTGGGATCATGGGCTACCGTTTGCTTCCGGTGAGTGACCTGCCCAACGTCGATTTTCCCACGATTCAGGTGACGGCCTCTTTGCCCGGGGCCAGCCCGGAAACCATGGCATCGGCCGTGGCAACGCCGTTGGAGAAGCAATTCTCCACTATCGCCGGTCTGGATTCCATGACTTCTTCGAGCCGGCTGGGCAGCACCCAGATCGTTCTCCAGTTTAATCTGAGCCGCAACATTGACGCGGCGGCCCAGGACGTCCAGGCGGCAATCTCGGTTGCTCAGGGCAATCTTCCGAATGACATGACGGATCCGCCCTCCTTTCAGAAGGTCAACCCGGCAGATAAACCCATCATCTATTTTGCGCTCACGTCGCCGACGCTGCCGCTTTCCGACCTCGATGAGTACGGACAGACCCTCCTGGCGCAACGCATTTCCATGGTGAGCGGGGTGGCGCAGGTGCTGGTCTATGGTTCCCAGAAGTTCGCGGTCCGCGTCCGGCTGGATCCCAACAGCCTGGCAAACAAGGGCATCGGGCTGGACGAAGTGGCCCGGGCGGTGCAGCAGGCCAACGTGAACCTGCCCACGGGAATGCTTGACGGGCCGCACATGGGCTACACCGTAAAGGCCACGGGGCAGCTTCAGAACGCCGCCGCTTACAAGCCCCTGATCGTTGCTTATCGAAACGGGCGCCCCGTCCGCCTCCAGGACCTGGGAGTTGTGATAGACAGCGTGGAAAACAACAAAACCGCGGCCTGGTACGTGGACGCCACCCACAACGACCGTTCCGTGATACTGGCGATCCAGAGACAGCCCGGCACCAACACGGTCAAAGTGGCCGGCGAAGTGCGCAAGCTTGTCACCACGCTTAAAAAGTACATTCCGGCATCGGTATCGCTGCATGTGCTTTACGACCGTTCCGTGCCCATCAAGGATTCGGTCAATGACGTCAAGCTGACCCTGCTGCTGGCCTTGGTTCTGGTGGTTCTGGTTATCTTTCTCTTTTTGAGAAACCTGTCGGCCACCGTCATTCCCAGCCTGGCGCTGCCCATGTCCATCATCGGCACCTTTGCCGTCATGTACTACCTGGGTTACAGCCTCGACAACCTGTCCCTCATGGCGCTGACGCTATCGGTGGGGTTTGTGGTGGATGACGCCATTGTCATGCTGGAAAACATCGTGAGGCACATGGAAATGGGGGAAGGGACGTTTAACGCCGCGCTCAAAGGATCCCGCGAGATCGGCTTCACCATCCTTTCCATGACCCTCTCGCTGGCCGCTGTTTTTATTCCGGTCCTGTTCATGGGTGGTATCATCGGCCGGCTCTTCCACGAGTTTGCCGTAACCATCGCGGTCGCCATCCTGATCTCGGGCTTTGTGTCCCTGACGCTGACTCCCATGCTTTGCAGCCGATTTTTGAAGTCTCATGCCGGAGCGCGTCACAGTGCGATTTACGACGCTTCTGAACGGGCTTTTAAGAAAATGCTCGACATTTATGAAGTGGGGCTGAAGTGGAGCCTTCATCATCGCCGCCTAGTCATGATTTTTTCAGGGATCATCCTGCTGGCAACGGTTTACCTTTTCGTGGCGATCCCCAAAGGCTTCATTCCCAACGAAGACCGCTCGGCCATCTTCGCCTTTACCCAGGCCGCCGAAGGCATTTCCATCGATGCCATGCTGGAGCACCAGCAGGCCGTGGCCGCGGTGATCCGGCAAGACCCGAATGTGGAAAGTTTCTTCTCAACCGCGGGGGCCAGAGGCTCCACGAGCAGCAACACCGGTATTGCCTTCATGCATCTTAAACCCCGCTCCCAGCGGAAGTATTCGGCCGACCAGGTCATCGAGCAGCTACGCCCCAAACTGGCCAGGATTCCAGGGATCAAGTCTTTTTTACAGAACCCTCCGCCCATCCAAATCGGAGGGCGCCTGACCAAGGCCCAGTACCAGGTCACCCTGCAAAGCTCGGATACGGCCGAACTTTATAAATACGCCCAGATCATGGAAGAAAAAATGCATGGTCTGGAGGGCTTTCAGGACATCACCAGCGATCTGGAGATCAAGAACCCCCAGGTGACCGTCGAGATCGATCGGAACAAGGCCGCGGCCCTGGGCGTGACGGCGGAGGCGATCGAGAACACGCTTTACTACGCCTACGGTTCCCGTGAGATTTCGACCATTTACACCCCGAGCAACACCTATCAGGTTATCATGGAAGTTGAACCGCGCTTTCAGCGCGATCCTGCGGCCCTGTCTCTGCTTTACGTGCGTTCCCGGGACGGGCAGCTTGTGCCGCTGACAACCGTGGCGACCATCACTCGGGGTCTGGGACCCCTTTCCATCAACCACACGGGCCAGGCGCTTTCGGTGACGCTGTCCTTTAACCTCGGACCCGACTATCCCCTGAGCAAGGCGGTCAGCCAGGTGGAAAATCTGGCCCGTAAGACGCTGCCGGCCAGCATCAGTACGAGTTTCCAGGGAACGGCCGAAGCCTTCCGCTCTTCCGTGAGCGGCCTCGGTCTGCTGCTGCTGATGGCCATACTGGTGATTTACATGGTGCTCGGGATCCTCTACGAGAGTTTCATCCATCCGATCACCATTCTTTCGGCCTTGCCCTTTGCGGGCTTCGGCGCTCTGGTCACGCTGCTGATCTTCCGTATCGATCTCAGTATCTATGCCTTCGTGGGCATTATCATGCTGGTAGGGCTCGTCAAGAAAAACGGCATCATCATGATCGACTTTGCCCTGGAGGCTGAGCGCACCCTGGGTAAAGGACCGGTGGAGGCCATCCACGAGGCCTGCATCGTCCGGTTCCGGCCCATCATGATGACCACCATGGCGGCCCTCGTGGGAACGCTGCCCATCGCGCTGGGATTTGGTGCCGGCGCCGAATCCCGTCAACCTCTGGGTCTGGCGGTGGTCGGCGGATTGCTCTTTTCCCAGTTCCTGACCCTTGTCGTCACCCCTGTTTTTTATGTTTACATGGATGACTTCCAGTCCTTTTTGGGCCGGCGGTTCAAAAAACACCCCAAAATAAGCGCTTAGCATCGCATTAAACGTGGCGAAGAATCATAAAAGTGACTAAAGTTTGAAGTGAGCTAAAGTGAGCTAAAGTTGTGGAATCCGCCTGCGGCGAAGCCAATTTTAAAAATGATAGAATTCATTAACTTTAGGCACTTTAGATCACTTTAGGCACTTTAAACTTTGAAATTAAATGGATAAACCAGATATTATACGTAATCGTATTTAAGAATACGTGCACTTAGCCTGTAGTGGGCAAAAGAGCCTAATATAATGTTTCCGCTGACCGTTATCTCTTTAAATGACATGACCCTGATTCGAGCATTGATCCGGTTTTATGCGGTTATCGCGGTCGCTGCTTTCATGGGGTGTGTGTTGGTGGGACCGGATTATGCCCCGCCTGGCACCACGGTTTCCGGCTCCTGGCATGCGCAGGTCGGGAGCGGCCTAAGGCGCGGGGAAACAGACCCTGTGAAACTTGCGCAATGGTGGACCGCCCTTAATGACCCGGAACTGTCAGTCCTGATCAATCGTGCTGCCGCAGGAAATCTCGACCTGAAACAGGCCAGGGCACGCCTGCGCGAAGCGCGGGCCCGGCGCTTTATCGCCGGGGCCGATCAATTCCCTACGCTTGATGCAGCCGGTACGGCAACCCGTTCCCGAAGCAGCGAAAATACCGGTTCGGGTACAACCCGCACGCTCTATTCCGCAGGTTTTGATGCCGGCTGGGAGGTCGATGTGTTCGGCGGGGTACGCCGGTCCGTAGAAGCGGCCGAATCAGATCTTGCGGCAAGCCAGGAAGATCTGCACGGTGTGATGGTATCGCTGATGGCCGAGGTGGGGCTGAACTACATTGATGTGCGCACCTACCAGGGGAGGCTGGCCACGGCCCAGGCGAACTTGAGAAACCAGGAGGAAACCTATCAACTGACCCAATGGCGCTTTAAGGCCGGTCTCAGCGACGAACTGGACGTTCACCAGGCCCGCTCCGCACTGGAAAGCACCCGCGCACGAATCCCGACCCTTCGTACCTCTCTGGAAGAGGCAAAAAACCGGCTTACGGTGCTCATGGGCGTTCAGCCGGGTGAACTGCACGGGGAGTTGGAAGCGATCAGGCCCGTGCCGGTCGTACCTTTGGAAGTTGCTGTAGGGGTGCCGGCAGACGTCCTGAGACAACGCCCGGATGTGCGCAAAGCCGAGCGGGAGCTTGCGGCCCA is from Candidatus Desulfatibia profunda and encodes:
- a CDS encoding efflux transporter outer membrane subunit, which produces MTLIRALIRFYAVIAVAAFMGCVLVGPDYAPPGTTVSGSWHAQVGSGLRRGETDPVKLAQWWTALNDPELSVLINRAAAGNLDLKQARARLREARARRFIAGADQFPTLDAAGTATRSRSSENTGSGTTRTLYSAGFDAGWEVDVFGGVRRSVEAAESDLAASQEDLHGVMVSLMAEVGLNYIDVRTYQGRLATAQANLRNQEETYQLTQWRFKAGLSDELDVHQARSALESTRARIPTLRTSLEEAKNRLTVLMGVQPGELHGELEAIRPVPVVPLEVAVGVPADVLRQRPDVRKAERELAAQTARVGVATADLYPKLTLNGSIGFDALSTGDLLTADSRSYSYGPRISWRIFDAGAVRRNIEVQSAKQEQALVTYESTVLSALEETENALVAYAEEQHRRDSLLEAVRAAQQVLDLAQSKYQAGLIDFIALLDAQRSLLSYQDELGISDGAVTSNLVRLYKALGGGWDIQMRAKETN
- a CDS encoding TetR/AcrR family transcriptional regulator, with product MPGRKAERKRLFNQMTRTAIQEAVENLVTRTGIRRVTMDQVAAEAGVSKGCLYLHFRSKKELLESVKEANFKLLADQLQGILNGPLAPGRKIESFVHRMFGYFDEHRGLFRFLLEEREIAQSQVTRHKDSRYRSFVERIAGVLDDGVAAGFFRNFKSKKVASMFIEAMIAMSARRLLDEDPGPVEEDTRLLIEVFLRGIALRPEPH
- a CDS encoding TolC family protein, translating into MGDQEKNRPKNEMGVCAAMLLTAVLVMSGCASDLPRIWKTPGTSVSAAVPWVPPPEAVPESTHKTAPMTLPEDILKSGRSLSLLDIVDIALRNNPETAAAWAQSRSAAAAYGSQKGEYYPQVGATAGTGYLHGYTDNGKTAYNQRNSLAALELNWLLFDFGGREASLDEVREALIAADWSHNAVIQRVILEVEKAYYGYITAKVLIDAQQATYKEAETNLAAARDRHHAGVATIADVLQAKTALAQAKLTLDRLQGQMHTTRGALATAMGLAANTPYDIGIPAGEIPLKETLEKVDAYLAQAEKQRPDLAAARAQARKAGAHVRKVEAGAYPSINGTASWGNTYYGTTALYKDNYSGALQLSVPIFTGFSQRHNLARARADEEATRARLSSLAQQVVLEVWTSYYNLKTAEQCVRTSEDLIQSATESYQVALGRYKAGVGSILDLLSAQSALESARAQRAQANADWFVSLAQLAHDTGTLNISSSGTLEMVPITMEKVKKP
- a CDS encoding efflux RND transporter periplasmic adaptor subunit yields the protein MTVAIGILMLISCSGNAEGERVAAAAPVTVSPAVMKDMPVVLRAIGTVEPYNTVDVRARVAGEITRIAFKEGQDVSQQGLLFTIDPRSYQAALEGALADLARDKARLKSAQEDVRRYAELVTKDYVTLQAYDQMVANADALSATVAADEAAVKSARVNLDYCTVRAPIAGRTGNLLVKLGNVIKANEQPVVTINQIMPIYVSFAVPEEYLADIRRYAAEGTLGVEAAFRNQQEHHFKGELAFINNMVDGSTGTILLKATFPNPDKALWPGQFVNVSLRLTTSLSAVVVPSQAVQRGQQGEYVFVVKPDMTVASRPVQPGQELNGETVIRKGLETGEQVVTDGHLRLFPGARVAVVSQPAASGTGKP
- a CDS encoding efflux RND transporter permease subunit, with the protein product MKGLSDIFIQRPVMTTLVMLGGLLFGIMGYRLLPVSDLPNVDFPTIQVTASLPGASPETMASAVATPLEKQFSTIAGLDSMTSSSRLGSTQIVLQFNLSRNIDAAAQDVQAAISVAQGNLPNDMTDPPSFQKVNPADKPIIYFALTSPTLPLSDLDEYGQTLLAQRISMVSGVAQVLVYGSQKFAVRVRLDPNSLANKGIGLDEVARAVQQANVNLPTGMLDGPHMGYTVKATGQLQNAAAYKPLIVAYRNGRPVRLQDLGVVIDSVENNKTAAWYVDATHNDRSVILAIQRQPGTNTVKVAGEVRKLVTTLKKYIPASVSLHVLYDRSVPIKDSVNDVKLTLLLALVLVVLVIFLFLRNLSATVIPSLALPMSIIGTFAVMYYLGYSLDNLSLMALTLSVGFVVDDAIVMLENIVRHMEMGEGTFNAALKGSREIGFTILSMTLSLAAVFIPVLFMGGIIGRLFHEFAVTIAVAILISGFVSLTLTPMLCSRFLKSHAGARHSAIYDASERAFKKMLDIYEVGLKWSLHHRRLVMIFSGIILLATVYLFVAIPKGFIPNEDRSAIFAFTQAAEGISIDAMLEHQQAVAAVIRQDPNVESFFSTAGARGSTSSNTGIAFMHLKPRSQRKYSADQVIEQLRPKLARIPGIKSFLQNPPPIQIGGRLTKAQYQVTLQSSDTAELYKYAQIMEEKMHGLEGFQDITSDLEIKNPQVTVEIDRNKAAALGVTAEAIENTLYYAYGSREISTIYTPSNTYQVIMEVEPRFQRDPAALSLLYVRSRDGQLVPLTTVATITRGLGPLSINHTGQALSVTLSFNLGPDYPLSKAVSQVENLARKTLPASISTSFQGTAEAFRSSVSGLGLLLLMAILVIYMVLGILYESFIHPITILSALPFAGFGALVTLLIFRIDLSIYAFVGIIMLVGLVKKNGIIMIDFALEAERTLGKGPVEAIHEACIVRFRPIMMTTMAALVGTLPIALGFGAGAESRQPLGLAVVGGLLFSQFLTLVVTPVFYVYMDDFQSFLGRRFKKHPKISA